A single genomic interval of Meles meles chromosome 9, mMelMel3.1 paternal haplotype, whole genome shotgun sequence harbors:
- the SCRN3 gene encoding secernin-3, producing MEPCSCDTFVALPPATVGNRIIFGKNSDRLCDEVQEVVYFPAAVHDNLREHLQCTYIEIDQVPETYAVVLSRPSWLWGAEMGANEHGVCIGNEAVWGREEVCDEEALLGMDLVRLGLERADTAEKALNVIVDLLEKYGQGGNCSEGRMVFSYHNSFLIADRKEAWILETAGKYWAAEKVQEGIRNISNQLSVTTKIDREHPDMRNYAKRKGWWDGKKEFDFAAAYSYLDTAKMMISPGRYCEGYKLLNKHKGNITFETMMDILRDKPSGINMEGEFLTTASMVSILPQDSSLPCIHFFTGTPDPERSIFKPFIFVPNIPQLLDTSSPTFGHEDPVKKKPRFQFKPDRRHPLYQKHQQALEVIDKKEEKAKILLDNMKKLEKDLFKEMESILQNKHLDVDKIVNLFPQCAKDEIRIYKSNISP from the exons atggaacCTTGTTCCTGTGATACTTTTGTGGCATTACCTCCAGCAACTGTTGGTAACAggattatttttggaaaaaattcagATAGATTGTGCGATGAAGTACAGGAGGTGGTTTATTTTCCTGCTGCAGTTCATGATAACCTGAGAGAACATCTTCAG TGTACTTACATAGAAATTGATCAAGTTCCTGAAACATATGCTGTTGTCCTTAGTCGCCCATCTTGGTTATGGGGGGCAGAAATGGGAGCCAATGAGCATGGAGTTTGCATTGGAAATGAAGCTGTATGGGGAAGAGAAGAAGTTTGTGATGAAGAGGCGCTACTGGGCATGGACCTTGTcag aCTTGGCCTTGAAAGAGCTGATACAGCTGAAAAAGCCCTCAATGTCATTGTTGATCTATTAGAAAAATACGGCCAGGGTGGAAATTGTTCAGAGGGTAGGATGGTATTTAGCTATCACAATAGTTTCCTGATAGCTGATAGGAAGGAAGCCTGGATTCTGGAGACTGCAGGAAAGTACTGGGCTGCAGAAAAAGTACAAG agGGCATTCGTAATATTTCTAATCAGCTTTCTGTAACAACCAAAATTGATCGGGAGCATCCAGACATGAGAAACTATGCTAAGCGGAAAGGTTGGTGGGATGGTAAAAAGGAGTTTGATTTTGCTGCAGCATACTCGTATCTTGACACAGCCAAGATGATGATTTCACCAGGCAGATACTGTGAAGGCTACAAGCTTCTGAATAAACACAAAG GAAATATAACTTTTGAAACAATGATGGACATTCTCCGAGATAAACCAAGTGGCATTAATATGGAGGGAGAATTCCTGACCACTGCAAGCATGGTTTCTATTTTACCTCAAGACTCCAGCCTTCCTTGCATTCACTTCTTTACAGGGACTCCTGATCCTGAGAG ATCCATTTTTAAGCCTTTCATATTTGTACCAAATATTCCACAACTCTTGGATACGAGTTCACCAACATTTGGACATGAAGATCCAGTTAAAAAGAAGCCACGTTTTCAGTTTAAGCCTGACAGAAGACACCCACTCTACCAAAAACATCAACAGGCATTGGAAGTAATAGATAAAAAAGAG GAAAAAGCCAAAATCTTGTTGGACAACATGAAGAAACTGGAGAAAGACCTATTCAAAGAGATGGAATCAATTCTTCAAAACAAGCATCTTGATGTGGATAAAATTGTTAATCTCTTTCCTCAGTGTGCCAAAGATGAAATTAGAATTTATAAGTCAAACATTAGTCCTTAG